One Microbacterium sp. zg-B96 genomic region harbors:
- the pdxS gene encoding pyridoxal 5'-phosphate synthase lyase subunit PdxS, whose product MSTTTTGSARVKRGLAEMLKGGVIMDVVTAEQARLAEDAGAVAVMALERVPADIRAQGGVARMSDPDLIDDIIASVSIPVMAKARIGHFVEAQVLQHLGVDYIDESEVLSPADYANHIDKWGFTVPFVCGATNLGEALRRITEGAAMIRSKGEAGTGDVSEATKHIRKIKGEIAALRSMSRDELYVAAKELQAPYDLVAEVAETGQLPVVLFVAGGVATPADAAMMMQLGADGVFVGSGIFKSGNPAERAAAIVKATTFYDDAKVVAEVSRGLGEAMVGINVADLAAPHRLADRGW is encoded by the coding sequence ATGTCCACCACCACCACCGGGAGTGCCCGCGTCAAGCGCGGTCTCGCCGAAATGCTCAAGGGCGGCGTCATCATGGATGTCGTCACCGCGGAGCAGGCCCGCCTGGCCGAGGATGCCGGCGCCGTCGCCGTGATGGCCCTCGAACGCGTCCCCGCCGACATCCGCGCGCAGGGGGGAGTGGCCCGCATGAGCGACCCCGACCTCATCGACGACATCATCGCGTCGGTGTCCATCCCGGTGATGGCCAAGGCCCGCATCGGCCACTTCGTCGAGGCGCAGGTCCTGCAGCACCTCGGTGTCGACTACATCGACGAGTCCGAGGTGCTCTCACCCGCCGACTACGCCAACCACATCGACAAGTGGGGCTTCACGGTGCCGTTCGTCTGCGGCGCGACGAACCTGGGCGAGGCGCTGCGACGCATCACCGAGGGTGCGGCGATGATCCGGTCCAAGGGCGAGGCAGGCACCGGCGACGTATCCGAGGCCACCAAGCACATCCGCAAGATCAAGGGGGAAATCGCCGCGCTGCGCTCGATGAGCCGGGATGAGCTGTACGTCGCGGCGAAGGAGCTGCAGGCACCGTACGACCTGGTGGCCGAAGTCGCCGAGACGGGGCAGCTGCCCGTCGTGCTGTTCGTCGCCGGTGGCGTGGCCACCCCTGCCGACGCCGCGATGATGATGCAACTGGGCGCCGACGGCGTGTTCGTGGGATCCGGCATCTTCAAGAGCGGCAACCCGGCAGAGCGGGCAGCGGCGATCGTCAAGGCCACGACGTTCTACGACGACGCCAAGGTCGTCGCGGAGGTGTCGCGGGGCCTGGGTGAGGCGATGGTGGGCATCAACGTCGCCGACCTGGCGGCGCCGCACCGCCTGGCCGACCGCGGCTGGTAG
- the pdxT gene encoding pyridoxal 5'-phosphate synthase glutaminase subunit PdxT, with translation MARPRAGVLALQGDVREHLRVLTLLGAEAVPVRTPAELASVDGLVVPGGESSVIDKLSRAFGLFQPLRERIAERMPVYGTCAGLILLADRITDGAPGQQTFGGIDVTVQRNAFGGQVDSFETDLDVPALGDRPVHAVFIRAPRVIQAGPGVEPLATLEDGSVVAVRQGTLLGTAFHPEMTGEHRFHALLLELMRAA, from the coding sequence GTGGCCCGACCCCGCGCCGGCGTGCTCGCCCTGCAGGGCGACGTGCGCGAGCACCTGCGGGTGCTGACGCTCCTGGGGGCGGAGGCGGTGCCGGTGCGGACCCCCGCCGAACTGGCATCCGTCGACGGTCTCGTGGTGCCCGGCGGCGAATCGAGCGTCATCGACAAGCTGTCGCGGGCGTTCGGCCTCTTTCAGCCGCTGCGTGAGCGCATCGCCGAGCGGATGCCGGTGTACGGCACGTGCGCCGGGCTGATCCTGCTGGCCGATCGCATCACCGACGGCGCCCCGGGGCAGCAGACCTTCGGCGGCATCGACGTGACGGTGCAGCGCAACGCGTTCGGTGGTCAGGTCGACTCCTTCGAGACCGACCTCGACGTGCCGGCGCTGGGGGACCGCCCCGTGCACGCGGTGTTCATCCGCGCGCCGCGGGTGATCCAGGCGGGCCCGGGGGTGGAGCCGCTGGCGACGCTCGAGGACGGCAGCGTCGTCGCGGTGCGCCAGGGCACGCTGCTGGGCACCGCGTTCCATCCCGAGATGACGGGGGAGCACCGCTTCCACGCACTGCTGCTGGAGCTGATGCGCGCCGCCTGA
- a CDS encoding aminotransferase class V-fold PLP-dependent enzyme, translating into MDERQRALAAAHAAADAFFDGLDERPVWPRASLDEMLETFSGPLPEDGTDAADVVAELAAKADPGLVAIPGGRFFGFVIGATLPAALAADWLVSVWDQNSGSSTMTTSIVALERTAGLWVCELLGLPPASSVGFVTGAQMSNYVCLAAAHNAVLREAGWDMARRGLRGAPPVRFVVGADRHGAIDRSLRFGGVGSDEITVVASDEEGRMLPDALAEALATGDGPAVVCLQAGEVHTGAFDPFAELIPIARRSGAWVHVDGAFGLWAAAAPALRDLTAGVGGADSWSTDAHKTLNVPYDCGMAIVRDSADSIAMFHAGGDYLIHTSLDPWDVTPELSRRGRGVPAWAALRALGRRGVAELVERLHRRAKQLEQGLRAIPGITVINDVVYTQVMFRLDADEATRALGAAILADGTAALTGAQWRGRAVLRCSMSSWATTPEDVDRTLAAIARLAREVAAGA; encoded by the coding sequence ATGGACGAGAGGCAGCGGGCCCTTGCCGCCGCGCACGCCGCGGCGGACGCCTTCTTCGACGGACTGGACGAGCGACCGGTGTGGCCGCGGGCGAGCCTGGACGAGATGCTCGAGACGTTCTCCGGCCCGCTTCCGGAGGACGGGACGGATGCCGCCGATGTCGTGGCCGAGCTCGCGGCCAAGGCCGATCCCGGTCTGGTCGCGATCCCCGGCGGGCGGTTCTTCGGATTCGTGATCGGGGCGACGCTTCCGGCTGCATTGGCCGCGGACTGGTTGGTGTCGGTGTGGGACCAGAACTCCGGCTCCTCCACCATGACCACGTCCATCGTGGCGCTGGAGCGCACCGCGGGGTTGTGGGTGTGCGAGTTGCTGGGACTGCCGCCGGCATCGTCGGTGGGATTCGTCACCGGGGCGCAGATGTCGAACTACGTGTGTCTGGCCGCGGCTCACAACGCCGTGCTGCGCGAAGCCGGGTGGGACATGGCCCGGCGGGGGCTGCGCGGGGCACCGCCGGTGCGGTTCGTCGTGGGAGCCGATCGACACGGGGCCATCGATCGCTCGTTGCGCTTCGGCGGAGTCGGCTCGGACGAGATCACCGTCGTGGCATCCGACGAGGAAGGGCGGATGCTCCCCGACGCGCTTGCCGAGGCGCTCGCGACAGGGGACGGACCGGCGGTGGTGTGCCTGCAGGCCGGTGAGGTGCACACCGGCGCGTTCGACCCGTTCGCTGAGCTCATCCCGATCGCGCGCCGGTCGGGTGCCTGGGTGCACGTCGACGGCGCGTTCGGGTTGTGGGCGGCTGCCGCCCCGGCGCTGCGGGACCTGACTGCCGGTGTCGGCGGCGCCGACTCGTGGTCGACCGACGCGCACAAGACCCTCAACGTGCCGTATGACTGCGGCATGGCGATCGTGCGGGACTCGGCCGATTCGATCGCGATGTTCCACGCCGGCGGTGACTACCTCATACACACGAGCCTGGACCCGTGGGACGTCACGCCCGAGCTGTCACGTCGCGGCCGGGGCGTGCCGGCGTGGGCCGCGCTGCGTGCGCTGGGCAGGCGCGGTGTGGCGGAGCTCGTCGAGCGGCTGCATCGTCGCGCCAAGCAGCTTGAGCAGGGGCTGCGCGCCATCCCTGGGATCACCGTCATCAACGACGTGGTCTACACGCAGGTGATGTTCCGCCTCGATGCCGACGAGGCCACCCGCGCACTCGGGGCCGCGATCCTCGCCGATGGCACCGCGGCGCTCACCGGCGCGCAGTGGCGCGGCAGGGCCGTGCTGCGCTGCTCGATGTCGAGCTGGGCCACCACCCCCGAAGACGTCGATCGCACCCTTGCTGCGATCGCGCGCCTCGCGCGGGAGGTCGCCGCGGGCGCCTGA
- a CDS encoding YebC/PmpR family DNA-binding transcriptional regulator, translated as MSGHSKWATTKHKKAVIDSRRAKSFAKLIKNIEVAAKLGGADLAGNPTLYDAIQKAKKTSVPNDNIDRAIKRGAGIGGEAVEYTSIMYEGYGPNGVALMIECLTDNKNRAAAEVRTALSRNGGNLADPGSVAYNFTRKGVIVVSSENTTEDDVMLAVLDAGAEEILPHGQGFEVITEASDLVKVRTALQDAGIDYESADVEFVPNLKVEIDADTARKVFRLIDALEDSDDVQNVFSNFDLTPEVQAELESAHEE; from the coding sequence ATGTCCGGCCACTCCAAGTGGGCGACGACGAAGCACAAGAAGGCCGTCATCGACAGTCGCCGCGCCAAGTCGTTCGCCAAGCTCATCAAGAACATCGAGGTCGCTGCCAAGCTCGGCGGTGCGGATCTCGCAGGCAACCCGACGCTCTACGACGCCATTCAGAAGGCGAAGAAGACGTCCGTCCCCAACGACAACATCGACCGCGCCATCAAGCGCGGTGCGGGCATCGGGGGAGAGGCCGTCGAGTACACCTCGATCATGTACGAGGGCTACGGCCCCAACGGGGTGGCACTCATGATCGAGTGTCTGACCGACAACAAGAACCGCGCCGCGGCCGAAGTGCGCACGGCACTGTCGCGCAACGGCGGCAATCTCGCCGACCCCGGCAGCGTCGCCTACAACTTCACCCGCAAGGGCGTCATCGTGGTGTCCTCGGAGAACACGACCGAGGACGACGTCATGCTGGCCGTCCTCGACGCCGGCGCCGAGGAGATCCTGCCCCACGGGCAGGGGTTCGAGGTCATCACCGAGGCCTCTGACCTCGTGAAGGTGCGCACGGCGCTGCAGGACGCCGGCATCGACTACGAGTCGGCCGATGTGGAGTTCGTCCCGAACCTCAAAGTCGAGATCGACGCCGACACCGCACGCAAGGTCTTCCGCCTCATCGACGCACTCGAAGACAGCGACGACGTGCAGAACGTGTTCAGCAACTTCGATCTGACCCCCGAGGTGCAGGCGGAGCTGGAGAGCGCGCACGAGGAGTGA